GAGTAGTTGCCGTGCCCCGCAGCTATTCAAGGCTTTGGGTGTTCAGGGCTTCAATGTCTGAAATACAGGCACAACAATCATTTCCAGGTTCCGTGGCACTATTTTACACGTATCTCGGCTCGACCCCTCATACAACCGAGCATCGGTGGGAAAGGCAATCGCCTTCTGTTGAACCGTTGTATCCACCGTGACGCCTTTGAGTTCACGTTTCGTCAGAGCTTGATATTGCATTGCAATTCTCAAGACTTGTTTGAGAAGCTTCTCAACCCCGTTCGCACCGACTCGTTTTCGCCATTTCACTAAACTGCTTGGATGACAAGGAAAATCATGTTGAAAGTTTTGTTCTCCACAAAAGTATTGCCAGTAGGGATTCTCAAGGCACTCTACAATGACAGATTCATCACTTTCATCGTAGAGTGCCTTGAGATAGTGCAATCCCACCAGCAATCGAGTCGGCAGCGGGGGACGACCGACCTCGCTGGCAAGGCTAGCAAATTCTTGCTCAAAGTAGTCCCAATCCAGGGTCGATGAAAGTTGAAC
The DNA window shown above is from Timaviella obliquedivisa GSE-PSE-MK23-08B and carries:
- a CDS encoding transposase; this translates as MSPSHPPSASSETLLAPLLKVDHPLVQLSSTLDWDYFEQEFASLASEVGRPPLPTRLLVGLHYLKALYDESDESVIVECLENPYWQYFCGEQNFQHDFPCHPSSLVKWRKRVGANGVEKLLKQVLRIAMQYQALTKRELKGVTVDTTVQQKAIAFPTDARLYEGSSRDTCKIVPRNLEMIVVPVFQTLKP